The following proteins come from a genomic window of Lolium rigidum isolate FL_2022 chromosome 5, APGP_CSIRO_Lrig_0.1, whole genome shotgun sequence:
- the LOC124657096 gene encoding serine carboxypeptidase 1-like, translated as MRKTLTLFLSLLLLGASLTADGSQEDQLTRFIQSKAKKRHTVSVRATSVSGTEENDPWADPSSFSHLPSKCPIPPAGTKEADKITALPGQPPRVNFDQYSGYVTVSELHFRELFYYFVEAPYEPATKPLILWLNGGPGCSSLGYGAMTELGPFRVNPDGKTLSRNKHAWNNLANVIFLESPAGVGFSYASNDTNNNDNVGDRRTAEDTFVFLLNWLERFPEYKGRDFYIAGESYSGHYVPQLATVIEFMNELHGSTLINLRGIFVGNPYLDDYKNEKGELEFLWSHGVISDEGWAGILANCTFSPSDDWPCTVAALKPQKGHFDHYNIYAPLCLQEPLTGTFYSSSYLAGYDPCADHYVEAYMNIPKVQEALHTRANTSWSGCSGDMDSICSITATRYSVKDLNLPITKPWRPWYTPDSEVGGYVQQYEGGFTFASVRGAGHRVPTYQPKRALVLLYSFLKGMLPPDDVPH; from the exons ATGAGGAAAACACTTACATTGTTCCTCTCACTCCTCCTGCTGGGCGCGTCACTCACAGCCGATGGCTCCCAGGAGGATCAGCTCACAAGGTTCATCcagtccaaggccaagaagagacACACTGTCAGTGTCCGGGCAACTAGCGTAAGCGGGACCGAGGAAAACGACCCATGGGCCGACCCCAGCAGCTTCAGCCACCTACCCTCGAAGTGCCCGATCCCGCCGGCGGGCACAAAGGAAGCAGACAAGATCACGGCGCTGCCCGGACAGCCACCACGCGTTAACTTCGACCAGTACTCTGGCTATGTCACGGTCAGCGAGCTGCATTTCCGCGAGCTCTTCTACTACTTCGTCGAGGCCCCCTATGAGCCGGCCACCAAGCCTCTCATCCTCTGGCTCAACGGCGGGCCAGGGTGCTCTTCGCTGGGCTACGGCGCCATGACGGAGCTCGGCCCGTTCCGTGTGAACCCCGACGGCAAGACCCTGAGCAGGAACAAGCACGCCTGGAACAACC TGGCTAATGTGATCTTCCTGGAGTCTCCGGCCGGCGTAGGATTCTCCTACGCGAGCAACGACACCAACAACAACGACAACGTGGGTGACAGGAGGACCGCCGAGGACACGTTCGTCTTCCTGCTCAACTGGCTAGAGAGGTTCCCTGAGTACAAGGGCCGTGACTTCTACATCGCTGGTGAGAGCTACAGCGGGCACTACGTCCCGCAGCTTGCCACCGTGATCGAGTTCATGAACGAGCTCCACGGAAGCACCCTCATAAACCTCCGTGGCATCTTC GTCGGCAACCCGTACCTTGACGATTACAAGAACGAGAAGGGGGAACTCGAGTTCCTGTGGAGCCACGGGGTGATCTCTGACGAGGGGTGGGCCGGTATCCTTGCTAACTGCACCTTTAGCCCGTCCGACGATTGGCCGTGCACCGTGGCGGCGCTCAAGCCCCAGAAAGGCCACTTCGACCACTACAACATATATGCCCCGCTCTGCCTCCAGGAGCCGCTCACCGGCACTTTCTACTCCAGCAGCTAC CTGGCCGGCTACGACCCGTGCGCCGACCATTACGTCGAGGCTTACATGAACATTCCCAAGGTGCAAGAAGCTCTGCACACCCGGGCCAACACGAGTTGGTCAGGTTGCAG CGGTGACATGGATTCCATATGCTCGATCACCGCGACGAGGTACTCCGTCAAGGATCTTAACCTACCCATAACCAAACCCTGGCGACCTTGGTACACCCCGGATAGCGAG GTTGGAGGCTATGTCCAGCAGTATGAGGGAGGCTTCACGTTTGCATCGGTGAGGGGAGCTGGCCATAGAGTCCCCACTTACCAGCCCAAGAGAGCCCTTGTTCTTCTCTACTCCTTCCTCAAGGGCATGCTCCCACCTGATGACGTCCCACACTAA